The window AATAGCTTAAACTTGCGGCGACGATCGATACATAGAGCTATCGTGACTCTCAATCATCCTTTACTTTTATTAGAGGTGATTGAGAAGATTAGGCAAACAAAACTAGGTAACCATAAACCCTGAAACAGAAAGAAACCTTTCATGCAAAGCCATTCCTTAATCTCCACAAACATCACATTTCacaacacacatatatattgagAGAAAACGACGTTCAAAGTTCAAACGTAACAATCATGTCCACGGCTCGTCGACCCGGCGTGGTAGTGAACGGCGTTCAAAGAGCAAGAACCCACCACTACTATTGGTGCCGGCGCTGCCAACGCTCCATCAGAACCACCACCACCGACCCCTCCCAAGTCCTATGCCCGCGCTGCTTCGGCCAAATCCGCCACGAGCTCGACGTCTCCAGGCCCGGCCCCCTCCTGGAGTCCGGCCTCGACCCCTCTCCAGCCGCGCGCGTGCTGGACGCCCTCGCCCGGATGCTCGACCCGCCCACCCCGCCACGCCAGCAAATCGAAGACGGCGAAAGCAGCAGGCGCCGCTCCTTGATACTGCTTCAGTTCATCGGGCCCGATCAATATCATCCTCCCACCGAGCCCGTGGTTGCCGGGAGTGACagggcggcggcggtggaggcgCTGCCGGTGGTGGAGGTGAGCGAGGAGCGGCGGAAGAGCGAGTGGTGCTGCCCGGTTTGCAAGGAGGACTTCGAGGTTGGGGTGAGAGTTAGGGAGCTTCCGTGCAAGCACTTCTATCATGATGATTGCATTATTCCTTGGCTGCAAATGCACAACACGTGCCCCGTGTGTCGCTACGAGGTGCAAGGGCTACCGTCTAACAACAACGACAATAACAACGATATGAATAgtaatttcttcttccctgGTGATGAATACGATCTTGGGTATAGAGGCGGAGAAGAAGGAGGTGATGGTTCCGGAAATTGGAGGTGGCCGGAGATCTTCTCGTCGAGGCCATTCAGTTTCCTTATGAATTGGGCAAATCTATGCCTTGACTTTATTGACGACACCATCGCTCCAGGAGGTATAAAATCTTTGCTTTCGCACTGAAAGTAATTATAGTacttggaaaaaaaattgtgcatGATATCCAATAGTGAAATGCATTCAtcataaactaataaatatatatgattgACTACAAAGACGATGAAATGGAAATTGTGACAGGTAACTCTTGGTGGCGATCTTGGCCCATGCCATAGCTAGCTTTGTCATTTAATTGAaggtaaaattaataatatgaattaGACATTAAAGAGGATGAAGATAGGTTCAGCACAGGTATGTATTTCATTCTCGTTCACTGGCCAAACTCATGTAtagcaaattaaatattttgttgagACGAACTGataaatatatctaaaaaatgatttgaatgaaatataattCCAAGGTACTCAGAGTCTCAGAGCAACAATTGGTGGAAACGATTCAGAgttaattagtactagtatgcTCTATAATCAGCTGACTCAATGGAGATGGGAGGTGCTGCCCTGCTTGCCCAAATTGCGGAGATACTTAtctaatttgtaaatatatcgATAGTTTATATAGAGCagcattatttatttgtttttatctttttatttaataaatacagATTGGTGttgcatataaaaaatttcaatgtctgagaataaaaatgaaaatgtcaaatttattgatatattatttctatcttaattagtactactacctatactagtattttgtttaGGAGCAAGCCGCCAACCCTGTAAAATCCTGCAAATTTTAGTCAATGTTGTGTCTTATTCGATTTGACCCATCTCTTTTCTTCATAGTTATTTAAGAGaatgaaattttagtttaaaatgtGTGCCCACACATATTTAATGCGGTATAAATAGATTGGGAAAAAGACATGTAAAAAAATGCGGTCAAATGGAACACAAGCTAATTGAGAGTAATGAAATGAGAGGGTAAAACTAAAAGTCTAAAACCCAATTAGACTGCAACTGTACGGTATCGAGCAACCCTTTAATAACTGAAGTGGTTACAGCGAACATCTCTAATCACTGAAG is drawn from Salvia hispanica cultivar TCC Black 2014 chromosome 6, UniMelb_Shisp_WGS_1.0, whole genome shotgun sequence and contains these coding sequences:
- the LOC125193806 gene encoding E3 ubiquitin-protein ligase SIRP1-like; the encoded protein is MSTARRPGVVVNGVQRARTHHYYWCRRCQRSIRTTTTDPSQVLCPRCFGQIRHELDVSRPGPLLESGLDPSPAARVLDALARMLDPPTPPRQQIEDGESSRRRSLILLQFIGPDQYHPPTEPVVAGSDRAAAVEALPVVEVSEERRKSEWCCPVCKEDFEVGVRVRELPCKHFYHDDCIIPWLQMHNTCPVCRYEVQGLPSNNNDNNNDMNSNFFFPGDEYDLGYRGGEEGGDGSGNWRWPEIFSSRPFSFLMNWANLCLDFIDDTIAPGGNSWWRSWPMP